In Zygosaccharomyces rouxii strain CBS732 chromosome A complete sequence, the genomic window CAGCACATCCGTTGTATCGTAGTAGTTATCCCAGAAAGGTCTCAGTGTAGTTTGACCACCAACGTCCCACATGGAGACGTTGTAGGGCCCCATTTCTACGTTGTGTATGGCAAATCCCACCGTCGGCGACACATGGTGTTGTCTTCTCTCTTGAGGAAGTAATTGGTTTACTATAGTGGATTTACCAGCATTATCTAAACCTAGGATAAGGCATCGGATCTCTTTGTCCCTCAGTTTCTGCTTCTTTACAATGGTCAATAGTCCCATATTGATAGTAATCGAGtagatgcgatgagatgcgatgagatgacTTACACTTTTTCACTTCGACTAATTATACTACAAAAGCATCTAAAGAGAAATAGTTATGGGAATAAAGAGGCAGAGGACTCTTGCTGAATTTGGAATCTCTGAGACTCGCTCGTTGCAGATTCGTAATCAGCAGTCTAGCTTTGGTAGTAGTCAGGATCCCATCGTTGtagaggaagatgaagagcGAGTACAAGAGGTACGATGTCCACTATGTAATGCGGATATTACACACCTAGAGATTTATATGAAGGAGGCACACGCTCAGAAATGTTTGGATAAGGCACCAGAACCTAAGAAGCCCAAAACTAGACCACCTTTACCTGGCACTAAAATTGTTAAGTTATTCAGTTTGCAGATAGTTGTGGACGGATTTGCATATGATAGACATGGAGACATCGAACACTATTTCCTTTCACATTTCCATTCGGATCACTACGGTGGACTTAAGAAATCTTGGACTAATGGTATTATCTATGCATCGAGCATTACTATTAACTTAGTCAGGGATAAGTTTAAAATTGATGGATCAAGACTACGACCGTTACCCatgaatgaaaaaatttggattacTGATAAAGTCTCCGTAGTATTGTTAGACGCTAACCATTGTCCCGGTGCAGTGGTATTTCTTTTCGAAGAGTATGATAACGATGCAGTGGTAAAGACAGTTTTACATACGGGGGATTTTAGAGCTAATAACAAGTTGATAGAAGAAGTGAAGCGATGGACGACCAGGTTAGATGAAGTCTATCTCGACACGACCTATTTGATACCTGGGTTCCATTTCCCATCACAAGAATCTGTATTGGAAGTGACGTCgaattttgcaaaagatttggtaaatcgtggatttcaatcaattttccaaaacgATCAAAAATCCATTGTTAATTACACACATCAATCACCTAAGTTGTAcaaattattatttttagTGGGCACTTATACCATCGGTAAGGAAAAGTTGGCAATTTCACTTGCTCAAGTATTGGGAACAAAGATATTCATCCCCGCTGGTACGCCAAGGCACAGAATGATCTCCCAATACATGGAATACTTCCCATCAGGATTGATTACGCATGATGTGAAGGAATCCTGCGTCCACCTAGTGCCACTTAGAATTTTAAATTCTAAAGATTCCATCCAATCGTACTTCCAAAATTACAGCAGCATATATGAAGACGTTGTTGGCTTTATACCCACAGGTTGGACGTTTACGAGTAAATGGGCTAAAAAACCGGAGTTTTCCacaattttatcaagaatGGACTACTGTAAAGAAGTTTTGCATAATACCCAGGATGCATTG contains:
- the CIN4 gene encoding Arf family GTPase CIN4 (similar to uniprot|P39110 Saccharomyces cerevisiae YMR138W CIN4 GTP-binding protein involved in beta-tubulin (Tub2p) folding isolated as mutant with increased chromosome loss and sensitivity to benomyl), which produces MGLLTIVKKQKLRDKEIRCLILGLDNAGKSTIVNQLLPQERRQHHVSPTVGFAIHNVEMGPYNVSMWDVGGQTTLRPFWDNYYDTTDVLVWCIDVSSSHRLPESLQELQPFLMGDSRVIIAFNKCDLLEDYQSELLQLQNQLPKVQFVPCSGRTGMGMRELCSAIASCSI
- the PSO2 gene encoding DNA cross-link repair protein PSO2 (similar to uniprot|Q759M6 Ashbya gossypii ADR250C ADR250Cp and weakly similar to YMR137C uniprot|P30620 Saccharomyces cerevisiae YMR137C PSO2 Required for a post-incision step in the repair of DNA single and double-strand breaks that result from interstrand crosslinks produced by a variety of mono- and bi-functional psoralen derivatives induced by UV-irradiation), which translates into the protein MGIKRQRTLAEFGISETRSLQIRNQQSSFGSSQDPIVVEEDEERVQEVRCPLCNADITHLEIYMKEAHAQKCLDKAPEPKKPKTRPPLPGTKIVKLFSLQIVVDGFAYDRHGDIEHYFLSHFHSDHYGGLKKSWTNGIIYASSITINLVRDKFKIDGSRLRPLPMNEKIWITDKVSVVLLDANHCPGAVVFLFEEYDNDAVVKTVLHTGDFRANNKLIEEVKRWTTRLDEVYLDTTYLIPGFHFPSQESVLEVTSNFAKDLVNRGFQSIFQNDQKSIVNYTHQSPKLYKLLFLVGTYTIGKEKLAISLAQVLGTKIFIPAGTPRHRMISQYMEYFPSGLITHDVKESCVHLVPLRILNSKDSIQSYFQNYSSIYEDVVGFIPTGWTFTSKWAKKPEFSTILSRMDYCKEVLHNTQDALDINFVLKQFKKYQRFQVFKVPYSEHSSFKDLVNFGCSMDYKTILATVNLHNIKEMNEWFATWQNMRNDSTFC